The Panicum hallii strain FIL2 chromosome 9, PHallii_v3.1, whole genome shotgun sequence genome has a window encoding:
- the LOC112874931 gene encoding deSI-like protein At4g17486 isoform X1 produces MRVLPASWSSASSSAKPTSSSSIEEPPPPPPPTAAAVYLNIYDISPLNHYLYWFGLGIFHSGIEVHGMEYGFGAHEYPTSGVFQVEPKSCPGFIFRRSVCVGTTDMSPSQVRTCIEDLAEDYHGDTYHLIVKNCNHFTADVCQRLTRKPVPGWVNRLARLGSFFNCVLPESIKVSAVRDVNAHPDFSDDGLGSNASIVEGSDEDDLDQLLRTPNSDVVSSRDKTFTPGRDSF; encoded by the exons ATGCGGGTGCTGCCGGCGTCCTGGTCCTCCGCCTCCTCATCCGCCAAgcccaccagcagcagcagcatcgaggagcctcctcctcctccgcctcccacGGCGGCCGCGGTGTACCTCAACATCTACGACATCTCCCCTCTCAACCACTACCTCTACTGGTTCGGGCTCGGCATCTTCCACTCGGGGATCGAAG TGCACGGCATGGAGTATGGTTTTGGAGCTCATGAATACCCAACCAGCGGAGTCTTCCAAGTAGAACCCAAAAGCTGTCCGGGCTTTATCTTCAGACGCTCAGTCTGCGTCGGTACAACCGATATGTCCCCTTCGCAAGTCCGCACCTGCATAGAGGATCTCGCTGAGGATTACCATGGCGACACTTATCATCTCATTGTCAAGAACTGCAATCATTTTACAGCTGATGTCTGCCAGCGTTTGACCCGCAAGCCAGTGCCCGGGTGGGTCAATCGACTCGCCAGATTAG GCTCATTCTTCAACTGCGTATTGCCAGAGAGCATCAAGGTTTCAGCAGTCAGAGATGTAAACGCGCATCCTGATTTTTCTG ATGATGGCTTGGGGTCCAACGCGTCGATTGTTGAGGGAAGTGATGAAGATGACTTAGACCAACTTCTAAGAACGCCAAACAGCGACGTTGTATCTTCAAGAGACAAGACATTTACTCCTGGCAGGGATAGCTTCTAA
- the LOC112874931 gene encoding uncharacterized protein LOC112874931 isoform X2, protein MHERAWPGRDGTARRWAGPPIILPPRAERDRQPNSASPPFFLPACCLCQRRRARETGRPPATSLACDREGGAAPLPARVPNLLLLRLVLLPQFPAEAAPDLPSSPAACAMRVLPASWSSASSSAKPTSSSSIEEPPPPPPPTAAAVYLNIYDISPLNHYLYWFGLGIFHSGIEDDGLGSNASIVEGSDEDDLDQLLRTPNSDVVSSRDKTFTPGRDSF, encoded by the exons ATGCATGAACGAGCGTGGCCTGGCCGCGACGGCACGGCGAGGAGGTGGGCCGGGCCACCCATCATCCTTCCTCCCCGAGCCGAGAGGGACAGACAGCCCAATTCAGCCtccccccccttcttcctccctgcctGCTGCCTCTGCCAGCGGAGACGAGCGCGAGAGACGGGGCGGCCGCCGGCGACTTCTCTTGCTTGCGATCGAGAAGGAGGAGCAGCGCCGCTACCTGCTCGGGTCCCCAATTTGCTGCTGCTTCGCTTGGTCTTGCTTCCTCAATTCCCGGCCGAGGCCGCGCCAGATCTGCCTTCGTCTCCCGCGGCCTGCGCCATGCGGGTGCTGCCGGCGTCCTGGTCCTCCGCCTCCTCATCCGCCAAgcccaccagcagcagcagcatcgaggagcctcctcctcctccgcctcccacGGCGGCCGCGGTGTACCTCAACATCTACGACATCTCCCCTCTCAACCACTACCTCTACTGGTTCGGGCTCGGCATCTTCCACTCGGGGATCGAAG ATGATGGCTTGGGGTCCAACGCGTCGATTGTTGAGGGAAGTGATGAAGATGACTTAGACCAACTTCTAAGAACGCCAAACAGCGACGTTGTATCTTCAAGAGACAAGACATTTACTCCTGGCAGGGATAGCTTCTAA